Proteins co-encoded in one Paracrocinitomix mangrovi genomic window:
- a CDS encoding PKD domain-containing protein, translating to MFINKKLLLLALLILSQLVGWTQCADVNAAFTTSQTDICGPGPTTINFTNNSTGVNAAAADYEWFLNGSSIDNTSGLAAPNSDNIGAVGTYTYMLVATDASVPCTDTAIMVVNIYPTPSAGFNFGPNNACAGTTVNFNNTSTGTQGSTTYNWNFGDGNTSTQQNPSNNYAAGGTYNVNLTVTNGPGCTSSTSQIVTALDIPNVNISGDDGDGDLTNCLLPADPSTQETVTFFNSTTDAVSYEWDFGDGSPVFTTGSSAPFTHDYTSFGTYTVTMTATHANGCTSTATLTVVFEKYVSAAMTLDITEYSGCAPHTMSTLTNLSVNANSYVWDFGDGSVITTTSPTPPAHAYTTAGTYTISLTAINSCNMANATISPIVIIDGPTANFGTNLPFSGGTLGCAPHNFTVTNSSTNAQPANNFYWDMGNGNTYTNTTTPPAQAYDTAGTYTVMLVAQNACGPDTLIMSVTLDTLPVVDIVSTPLDGCSPLTVQTTNNSYVHPMNYQWFVDGVFTSTNQNLPDQTFINSGTNAPVNHTIQLNGSNICGNDSDLETIVVHPETIANFNLSATEICVGESITFTSTSTGEALTYDWDFVTQTEATQGPHTVTYNVAGNYTITLIVDGFCGPDTATADIIVHPFPIADFTANPTSGCVNFDVNITNNSTLGGTYNWIFNGATPGTSNLYSPPTLNYATAGSYDIVLQVNVNGCIANDTVAIIANPLPIPSFTVTPNNGCTPLDVSFTNTSPNNPGDVFDWDLGNGNTFNGQNPPNQTYVAAANDSIYTVQLIITTADGCVDSVETNVTVHPLPIADYTPLPDTACALDPIAFLNNSTGGSTYEWDFGDGTFSTAISPSHSYTLTGDISTQLVVTTAFGCTDTMTYDIYVDSIPTADFNFTVVCDIDTTSFTDLSTGSPTVWEWDFGDGSPVDNNENPTHFYGAAGNYNVILTVTNPAGCTATTNQLVAVSEVPIADFITNPTCLGSLSQFTDNSSGIPTTWIWDFGDGSPVDNNQNPTHIYATTGTYTVELITMAGNGCSDTTSLPITVTPIPTADFTFVEVCTNDTTFFTDASLGAPDTWEWNFGDGNTDLTNNPNPAHVYTTAGTYNVMLVAGYSASGCTDTIVYSVEANPLTTPNFSTNTPCLGGTTIFTDLTGGTPTIWEWNFGDGSAVDNTQNPSHNYLTPGLFDVQLVTENVFGCIDTIITSVEVFPLPTADFEFDTVCLNALTSFTDLSIDAVAWEWDFGDGSAFSFTQNPTHVYGTSGTFDVQLVVTNVQGCTDTSIQTITVNPNPFADYTFSVACHTYPTVFTDNSSGSLNYYWDFGDGTAINNNASPSYTYANDGSYDVEMIVENVFGCTDTIIQTVDVLVQPQAGFVNNTVCAGESVAFTDTSTLGPTTWEWDFGDGSPLDNNQNPSHLFNPGGIYNVTLIVGNIAGCMDTTVVPVEVFTVPVPNFTADTVCLFSITSFTDLTVDATPLASWDWDFDDGNTSFQQNPTYIFQSPGQYDVELIVTNVNGCDSSIILPVFVSDIPVAQFIADTVCLGNPTTFTDASSGFPSSWIWTFGDGNSSSIGPVVQHTYAGPGTYIASLFVTAGGACSDQVFQIVEVVDNVQAGIIAQDSICDGNTVNFIDDSNILIGTISDYFWDFGDGNSATTQDASHLYGAPGTYNVIHTVQTTGGCSNSTTMDITVLDVPVTNFLDLQGCQNAPVSFADQSTIANGAIVSWTWDFGDGSPVMTSQNPTHIFTSDGTFTVNLTVTSEFGCSSSVDIPIVVHPAPVAAFTAPIACPGDTIQFTDLSSISSGSIVNWEWDFDDSTQSFVQHPQHAFQDLVDNFDVSLIVTSNFGCTDTVIQNVQTHPFPTFLYGPNFAAGCQPLEMQFHDSSIVAGGIITNWEWNFDDGSASFAEDPIHIFDEPGEYYVSLSLTTSDGCTFTNDLSYPVVVYPKPEAGFSPIHSEVSILEPEVQFIDNSYGTLDWEWYFGDGNYSNESNPLHEYNDTGYFEVMQIVYSDFGCSDTAYGTVHVYGVFSVYVPNTFTPNGDSKNGTFRAYGMAIDTYDMWIFNRWGEQVWHTQDINSSWDGTYNGILVKDDVYVWKIVCYDTEGGEHELYGHVTVLK from the coding sequence ATGTTTATTAATAAAAAGCTACTACTTCTTGCCCTATTAATTCTTTCTCAATTAGTAGGATGGACGCAGTGTGCGGATGTAAATGCAGCTTTTACAACTTCCCAAACTGATATCTGTGGCCCGGGACCTACAACAATAAATTTCACCAACAATTCAACAGGTGTTAATGCTGCAGCCGCAGATTATGAATGGTTTTTAAATGGATCATCAATTGACAATACTTCAGGTTTAGCCGCTCCAAACAGTGATAATATTGGTGCTGTGGGAACATACACCTACATGTTGGTAGCAACAGATGCATCTGTTCCATGTACGGATACTGCAATTATGGTAGTTAATATTTATCCAACCCCAAGTGCCGGATTTAATTTTGGACCTAATAATGCTTGTGCGGGAACAACAGTTAACTTCAATAATACAAGTACTGGTACTCAAGGATCAACCACTTACAACTGGAATTTTGGAGACGGAAATACATCTACTCAACAAAATCCATCAAACAATTATGCTGCAGGAGGAACTTATAATGTCAATTTGACTGTAACTAACGGACCCGGATGTACAAGTTCTACAAGTCAAATTGTTACAGCATTAGATATTCCAAATGTTAACATCAGTGGTGATGATGGGGATGGAGACCTCACGAATTGTCTTTTACCGGCGGATCCAAGTACCCAAGAAACAGTTACATTTTTTAATTCTACAACAGATGCGGTGAGTTATGAATGGGATTTTGGAGATGGTTCACCAGTTTTTACTACAGGGTCATCTGCGCCATTCACTCATGATTATACTTCATTTGGAACATACACCGTAACAATGACAGCTACTCATGCTAATGGATGCACTTCCACAGCAACCTTGACTGTAGTTTTTGAAAAGTATGTATCGGCAGCAATGACGCTTGATATTACTGAATACTCAGGTTGTGCCCCTCATACTATGTCTACCCTTACTAACTTGTCTGTAAATGCAAATTCTTATGTATGGGATTTTGGGGATGGTTCTGTAATAACAACTACAAGTCCAACGCCACCTGCACACGCTTACACAACCGCTGGAACCTATACCATTTCTCTTACAGCTATTAACAGTTGTAACATGGCCAACGCTACAATTAGTCCTATTGTCATCATTGATGGTCCAACGGCTAACTTTGGTACAAATCTCCCTTTTTCAGGCGGAACTTTAGGATGTGCTCCTCATAATTTTACGGTTACCAATTCCTCTACAAATGCACAGCCTGCCAACAACTTTTATTGGGATATGGGAAATGGAAACACTTATACTAATACTACAACACCTCCGGCTCAAGCATATGATACCGCCGGAACTTATACAGTAATGTTAGTTGCTCAAAATGCTTGTGGACCTGATACTTTGATTATGTCAGTTACTTTGGACACTTTACCGGTTGTGGATATTGTGTCCACCCCTTTGGATGGCTGTTCACCTTTGACCGTACAAACAACTAATAACTCTTACGTTCATCCAATGAATTACCAGTGGTTTGTAGATGGAGTTTTTACTTCCACAAATCAAAATTTACCTGATCAAACCTTTATTAATTCCGGAACTAATGCACCGGTTAATCACACTATCCAACTCAATGGGAGCAATATTTGCGGAAATGATTCTGATCTTGAAACCATTGTTGTACATCCTGAAACTATTGCGAATTTTAACTTGTCAGCAACCGAAATTTGTGTTGGGGAAAGTATCACTTTTACTTCAACTTCAACAGGAGAAGCACTTACATATGATTGGGATTTTGTCACGCAAACAGAAGCAACTCAGGGTCCTCATACAGTTACTTATAATGTAGCTGGAAATTACACAATAACGTTAATTGTAGATGGATTTTGTGGGCCTGATACAGCAACTGCGGATATAATTGTACATCCTTTTCCTATTGCAGATTTTACGGCTAATCCAACTAGTGGATGTGTAAATTTTGATGTAAATATTACGAATAATTCAACCTTGGGAGGTACGTACAATTGGATATTTAATGGAGCAACACCAGGAACTTCAAATTTGTATAGTCCACCAACTTTAAATTACGCAACAGCCGGTTCTTATGATATTGTTTTGCAAGTAAATGTGAATGGATGTATTGCTAATGATACGGTAGCAATAATTGCCAATCCATTACCAATTCCTTCTTTTACTGTTACTCCTAATAATGGTTGTACACCTTTAGATGTGTCTTTTACAAATACTTCACCTAATAATCCGGGTGATGTTTTCGATTGGGATTTAGGAAATGGGAACACTTTCAATGGACAAAATCCTCCAAATCAAACTTATGTTGCTGCGGCAAATGATAGTATTTATACAGTTCAATTGATTATTACAACTGCTGATGGCTGTGTAGATTCAGTTGAAACTAATGTCACTGTTCATCCTCTGCCAATTGCGGATTATACACCTTTACCGGATACAGCTTGTGCTCTTGATCCAATTGCTTTTTTAAACAATTCAACAGGTGGCTCAACTTATGAGTGGGATTTTGGAGACGGAACCTTTTCAACTGCCATAAGTCCTTCTCATTCTTATACTTTGACAGGAGATATATCTACTCAATTGGTGGTGACTACTGCATTTGGTTGTACAGATACAATGACATATGATATTTATGTTGATTCTATTCCTACAGCAGATTTTAATTTTACTGTTGTTTGCGACATTGATACAACATCATTTACAGATTTATCTACCGGATCACCCACTGTTTGGGAATGGGATTTTGGGGATGGTTCTCCTGTAGATAACAATGAAAACCCAACTCATTTTTATGGTGCAGCAGGGAATTATAATGTGATTTTAACTGTAACCAATCCTGCGGGATGTACAGCAACAACAAATCAATTAGTTGCGGTGAGTGAAGTGCCAATTGCAGATTTTATAACTAATCCAACATGTTTGGGTTCACTATCTCAATTCACAGATAATTCATCCGGTATCCCAACAACATGGATTTGGGATTTTGGTGATGGTTCTCCAGTTGATAACAATCAAAATCCAACTCATATTTATGCCACAACCGGAACATATACAGTTGAGTTAATAACTATGGCCGGTAATGGTTGTTCTGATACTACTTCATTGCCAATCACAGTTACACCAATTCCTACAGCAGATTTTACTTTTGTTGAAGTGTGTACAAATGATACCACCTTTTTTACAGATGCTTCATTGGGAGCTCCTGATACCTGGGAATGGAACTTTGGAGATGGAAATACTGATTTGACAAATAATCCAAATCCGGCACATGTTTATACAACGGCAGGAACCTATAATGTAATGTTGGTGGCGGGATATTCAGCAAGTGGATGTACAGATACGATTGTTTATTCAGTAGAGGCTAATCCTTTAACTACCCCTAATTTTTCAACTAACACACCTTGTCTTGGAGGAACAACCATTTTCACTGATTTGACAGGTGGAACGCCAACCATTTGGGAATGGAACTTTGGAGATGGCTCAGCTGTGGACAATACCCAAAACCCTTCACATAATTACCTGACTCCTGGTTTGTTTGATGTGCAATTGGTTACTGAAAATGTTTTTGGTTGTATTGATACGATTATTACATCTGTTGAAGTATTTCCATTACCAACTGCCGATTTTGAGTTTGATACCGTTTGTTTAAATGCATTGACATCTTTTACAGATCTTTCAATTGATGCGGTGGCATGGGAGTGGGACTTTGGTGATGGATCTGCATTTAGTTTTACTCAGAACCCAACACATGTTTATGGAACCTCAGGAACTTTTGATGTTCAATTAGTAGTGACAAATGTTCAGGGATGTACTGATACTTCAATTCAAACAATTACTGTTAATCCTAATCCTTTTGCAGATTACACTTTCTCAGTTGCTTGCCATACTTACCCAACGGTTTTTACTGATAACTCTTCTGGAAGCTTAAATTATTACTGGGATTTTGGAGATGGAACAGCAATTAATAACAATGCTTCTCCTTCATATACATATGCTAATGATGGTTCATATGATGTTGAAATGATAGTAGAAAATGTTTTTGGGTGTACAGATACGATAATCCAAACAGTTGATGTTTTAGTTCAGCCTCAAGCCGGATTTGTAAATAATACTGTATGTGCAGGAGAATCGGTAGCTTTCACAGATACTTCTACCCTAGGGCCAACCACTTGGGAGTGGGATTTCGGTGACGGTTCACCTCTAGATAACAATCAAAATCCGTCTCATTTATTCAATCCGGGAGGTATATATAATGTTACTTTGATAGTTGGAAATATTGCCGGATGTATGGATACGACGGTTGTACCTGTTGAGGTGTTTACTGTACCTGTTCCAAATTTTACAGCAGATACGGTTTGTTTGTTTAGTATTACCTCTTTCACTGACTTAACTGTTGATGCCACTCCTTTGGCTAGTTGGGATTGGGATTTTGATGATGGAAATACTTCATTTCAACAGAATCCTACTTATATTTTTCAATCACCCGGACAGTATGATGTTGAGTTAATAGTTACCAATGTTAATGGTTGCGATAGTTCAATAATTCTACCGGTTTTTGTTTCAGATATTCCGGTTGCGCAATTTATAGCAGATACTGTATGTTTGGGTAATCCAACAACTTTCACAGATGCATCTTCAGGTTTTCCGTCTTCATGGATATGGACTTTTGGAGATGGTAATTCTTCTTCAATAGGACCTGTGGTTCAACATACGTATGCAGGACCCGGAACTTATATAGCATCATTGTTTGTAACAGCAGGTGGGGCGTGTTCAGATCAGGTTTTTCAAATTGTTGAAGTAGTTGATAATGTTCAGGCCGGAATCATAGCTCAGGATTCAATCTGTGACGGAAATACAGTCAATTTTATAGATGATTCTAACATTTTAATAGGAACCATTTCAGATTATTTCTGGGATTTTGGAGATGGTAATTCTGCTACAACGCAGGATGCAAGTCATTTATATGGTGCTCCTGGAACTTATAATGTTATCCATACTGTACAAACAACAGGTGGTTGTTCTAACTCAACTACAATGGATATTACAGTTTTAGATGTACCTGTTACAAATTTCCTTGACTTGCAGGGGTGTCAAAATGCACCTGTCTCATTTGCTGATCAATCCACAATTGCCAATGGAGCTATTGTTTCATGGACCTGGGATTTTGGAGATGGAAGCCCGGTAATGACATCTCAAAACCCAACGCATATTTTTACATCAGATGGTACTTTCACTGTGAATTTAACGGTAACCTCCGAATTTGGATGCTCAAGCTCTGTTGATATTCCAATTGTGGTTCATCCTGCACCTGTTGCTGCATTTACAGCTCCGATAGCTTGTCCTGGGGACACAATACAGTTCACTGATTTGTCCAGCATTTCTTCTGGTTCTATCGTGAATTGGGAATGGGATTTTGATGACAGTACACAATCATTTGTACAACATCCTCAACATGCTTTTCAAGATTTAGTAGATAATTTTGATGTGAGTTTAATCGTAACATCCAATTTTGGATGTACAGATACGGTAATCCAAAATGTTCAAACTCATCCGTTTCCAACATTTTTATACGGACCTAATTTTGCTGCAGGTTGTCAACCTTTAGAGATGCAGTTCCACGATTCAAGTATAGTGGCTGGAGGTATCATAACAAATTGGGAATGGAATTTTGATGATGGCTCTGCTTCTTTTGCAGAAGATCCTATTCACATATTTGATGAGCCAGGTGAATATTATGTAAGCTTAAGCCTTACAACTTCAGATGGATGTACCTTTACCAATGATTTGAGTTATCCTGTGGTAGTTTATCCTAAGCCTGAGGCCGGCTTTAGTCCTATTCATTCAGAAGTGAGCATTTTAGAACCAGAAGTGCAGTTTATTGATAATTCTTATGGGACCTTAGATTGGGAATGGTACTTTGGAGATGGGAATTACAGTAATGAATCTAATCCACTGCATGAATACAACGACACAGGTTATTTTGAAGTGATGCAGATAGTGTATTCTGATTTTGGTTGCTCAGATACAGCCTACGGAACTGTCCATGTATATGGGGTTTTCTCTGTTTATGTTCCTAATACATTTACCCCTAATGGTGATTCTAAAAATGGAACATTTAGAGCATATGGAATGGCTATAGATACCTATGATATGTGGATTTTTAATAGATGGGGAGAGCAAGTTTGGCATACCCAGGATATTAATTCAAGTTGGGACGGAACCTACAACGGAATCTTGGTCAAAGATGATGTTTACGTCTGGAAAATAGTCTGCTATGATACTGAAGGTGGAGAACATGAATTGTATGGTCATGTTACTGTATTAAAGTAA